TTCTCTACCCCGAAGCCGTATAGCAGCGTGGTCCAGATATCGCCGTCCAGGGAGTCCGGGGATATAACGGTCACGCTTTGCAGTTCGTTATCCAGCGGGTAGCCACTATGGGGGTCAAGAATATGGTGGTAGCGCCGGCCATGGCGTTCGAAGTAGCGCTCATAAATCCCCGAGGTCACCACGGATTTATCCGCCACGCGCAGGGTGCCTATCAGCGCATCCCGGGGGGCGAACGGCGTTTTAAGGCCCACAGACCAGCCGCCGCCCGGCGCCCCGAGGGTGTGAACATTGCCGCCCAGGTTAATCAGCCCGGCGCTTACCCCCTCGCGGCGTAAATAGTCGCGCACCCTATCGGCAATGTAGCCCTTGGCTATCGCCCCGAGGTCTATCTCCATGCCTTTGTCGGCCAGAAAGACGCTGCTGGCCGCGTCGTCGAGGATCACCCGCCCGGGCCGGGTCAGCGCCAGCAGGCGCTGGATCTCCGCCGCCGGGGGGACAGAATCACCGTGAAAGCCAATCTTCCAGCGCTTGACCAGCGGGCCAATGGCGAGGTTAAACGCGCTGCCCGGCAGCAGGCTGGCGGCTCTGGCGCAGCGGATCAGCTGATACACCGGCGGGCTGACCCTCACCGGGTGCAGCCCTGCGGCGCGGTTTATCGCCATCACCTCTGAGGGTTCGCGGTTAACGGTAAACAGATCTTCGTAGCGCTTAATCAGGCGAAATACCGCACCGGCCAGCGCCTCGTTGTGCTCAAACAGCCGCAACTGAATGGGGGAGCCCATCAACACCGCAGAATAGTTATATATACCGTCAGCACTGGCCACTGGCTTCTCCTTAAAAAAATGCCCCGGCGCAGGCCGGGGCATTGAGTATTATAAGCCGGATTTCGCCCGGCTGGCGGCCATATGTCCCGCCAGCGTACCGAAGATAATAATATCAGCCACCGCGTTACCGCCAATGCGGTTCCCCCCGTGGACCCCGCCGACCACTTCACCGGCGGCATAGGCGCCCGGGATGGCCTGCTTATCGGTATTGAGCACCTGCGTATCCGGGTTAATGGTCACCCCGCCCATGGTGTGGTGAACCCCCGGGGCAATGCGGATGGCGTAGAACGGCCCCTGGTTAATCGGGTTACGCAGGGCTGTGGTGCGGCCAAAATCACTGTCCTGCTGCTGTGCCACAAAGCCGTTATAGCGCTCAAGGGTTGCGCTGAGCTGGTGCTCATCCATGCCCAGTTGCGCCGCCAGTTCGCGCGGTGAGCTGGCGCTGGTCACCAGTCCCCGGGCAATGTACTCATCGGCGGCTTTGTTTTTCACCCGCACATGCTCATCAAACAGAATGTAGGCGTATTTTTCCGCCAGCCCGATAATCGCCGCAGAGACTTTATCGCGGGTCTCCATCTCATTAAAGAAGCGCGCCCCCTGCTGGTTAACCAGGATAGCGCCACCGCCACGGATAGATTCAGAAATCAGATAAGAGGTGCTCTGCTCCACTGTCGGGTGAATCTGAATTTCCCCCATATCCACCGTACCGG
This Shimwellia blattae DSM 4481 = NBRC 105725 DNA region includes the following protein-coding sequences:
- a CDS encoding FAD:protein FMN transferase, which encodes MGSPIQLRLFEHNEALAGAVFRLIKRYEDLFTVNREPSEVMAINRAAGLHPVRVSPPVYQLIRCARAASLLPGSAFNLAIGPLVKRWKIGFHGDSVPPAAEIQRLLALTRPGRVILDDAASSVFLADKGMEIDLGAIAKGYIADRVRDYLRREGVSAGLINLGGNVHTLGAPGGGWSVGLKTPFAPRDALIGTLRVADKSVVTSGIYERYFERHGRRYHHILDPHSGYPLDNELQSVTVISPDSLDGDIWTTLLYGFGVEKGCAALRQRPDLEAIFVTRDNQVICSSRRQFQFTLLDDNFRVTDSIA